In Drosophila willistoni isolate 14030-0811.24 chromosome XR unlocalized genomic scaffold, UCI_dwil_1.1 Seg144, whole genome shotgun sequence, one DNA window encodes the following:
- the LOC6638971 gene encoding protein giant-lens produces the protein MLPSSLQIQTLMLLVLIVQAHSTRLPLEIYELTATAAAATTATSTSAQQAAAAAAAATATAAAASSSLAALTATTKTTTTATLTRDKHKNLEYYIYDAKDNKPSTTAAAAATAAATVATVAGAALTETLSTVKPTTTEHITSVVSLSAEEQEQTELGRRSRQMLQQQQQQQQHHLIANNIKHGHGQKDLRILYQVGDSEDDLPICAPNAVCSKIDLYETPWIERQCRCPESNRMPNNVILHYHSNHQGGDRHSSSSSSSSNWMKEKLMMQHKRLLLGEFQDKKFESLHMKKLMQKLGAVYEDDLQLPSSMDYNNMEYNDALPAAQTYEEVADNEFPRGNAHMRHSGHRGLKETMSFIGGCPSSLGVEDGHTIADKTRHYKMCQPVHKLPVCKHFRDYTWTLTTATELNVTEQIVHCRCPKNSVTYLTKREPIGDGSPGYRYLFACSPLTRLRCQRKQPCKLFTVRKRQEFLDEVNINSLCQCPKGHHCPSHHTQSSVIAGESFLEDNIQTYSGYCMAND, from the exons ATGTTGCCGTCGTCTCTGCAAATACAAACGTTGATGTTGCTGGTGTTAATAGTTCAAGCTCACAGCACGCGTTTACCCTTAGAGATATATGAActgacagcaacagcagcagcagcaacaacagcaacatcaacatcagcaCAAcaagcagccgcagcagcagcagcagcaacagcaacagcagccgcagcaTCGTCATCGTTAGCGGCATTAaccgcaacaacaaaaaccacaacgACAGCAACATTGACTAGAGATAAGCATAAGAACTTGGAATATTATATCTATGATGCCAAAGATAATAAACCATCAAcaacagcggcagcagcagcgacggCAGCAGCCACAGTTGCAACAGTTGCAGGTGCAGCATTAACAGAGACTTTATCAACCGTTAAACCTACAACAACTGAGCATATAACGAGTGTAGTCAGTCTCTCAGCCGAAGAGCAGGAGCAAACTGAATTAGGACGAAGATCAAGGCAAAtgttgcagcaacagcagcagcagcagcaacatcatctcATTGCTAACAATATTAAGCATGGACATGGTCAAAAGGATTTGCGTATATTATATCAAGTGGGG GACTCCGAAGATGATCTCCCAATTTGTGCGCCAAATGCAGTTTGCTCCAAGATCGATCTCTATGAGACGCCTTGGATTGAGCGGCAATGTCGTTGCCCGGAATCGAATCGCATGCCCAATAATGTGATCCTGCACTATCACAGCAATCATCAGGGAGGCGACAGACattcatcctcatcatcatcctctTCGAATTGGATGAAAGAGAAGCTGATGATGCAGCATAAACGTTTGCTGCTCGGTGAATTTCAGGATAAGAAATTCGAAAGTCTGCATATGAAGAAATTAATGCAGAAACTTGGAGCTGTCTATGAAGATGATTTGCAATTGCCATCATCGATGGATTACAACAACATGGAGTACAATGATGCCCTGCCGGCAGCTCAGACCTACGAGGAGGTGGCGGATAATGAATTTCCACGAGGCAATGCCCATATGCGTCACTCGGGTCACAGGGGTTTGAAGGAGACCATGAGCTTTATTGGCGGCTGCCCCAGCAGTCTGGGTGTTGAGGATGGCCACACCATAGCGGATAAGACGAGGCACTACAAAATGTGTCAGCCAGTTCACAAGTTGCCAGTTTGCAA ACATTTCCGTGATTATACTTGGACATTGACAACTGCCACAGAGCTGAATGTCACCGAGCAAATTGTCCATTGTCGTTGTCCTAAGAATTCGGTGACTTATCTGACCAAACGTGAACCCATTGGAGATGGCAGTCCAGGCTATAGATATCTCTTTGCCTGCTCCCCATTGACG CGCCTTCGCTGTCAGCGTAAGCAACCATGCAAATTGTTCACAGTACGAAAACGTCAAGAATTTCTGGACGAGGTCAACATCAATTCACTCTGCCAATGCCCAAAGGGCCATCATTGTCCCAGCCATCATACACAGTCGAGTGTTATAGCTGGTGAAAGCTTCTTGGAGGATAATATACAGACCTATTCGGGCTATTGTATGGCCAATGATTGA